Within Ovis aries strain OAR_USU_Benz2616 breed Rambouillet chromosome 3, ARS-UI_Ramb_v3.0, whole genome shotgun sequence, the genomic segment GGAACAGTGTGACTTATTTAGACTCTCAGTCCCTTTTCTGGTTCATAGGATATCCATTATGGGTAGTTGCAAATATAATAAACCTTGCTGCTTGCTATATACTACCACTGTCATTTCTTCACTCCTCTGTTCACCATACAGAAGAATATGGTTCCTAGAAAACATTAAGCAGCTCCGATAGAAGTACTGAATCATGTTCTCATTCAACCAGTTTTTAAAGTTAACTCTTTATTGATTTTAAGGCTATGCTGATCatcatatacatttatatcaaACTATTGgttattttgctgttgttaaaCAAAGTACTCAACTTTAACAAATTATTATTCAGAGGTTTTAGAACTCAATTCAGATAATaccccaaaataatttttaagtggtTATTTTATGTCCAGCCAAATAACATGTGTGTCATAATATTCATTAGAATTAAAGATTCCATGAGAcaagtttaaataaaatgttcatattaaataatttgtaatgacatttaaaattttagaatgctAAATTTGGCTGGTTAAAAACATTGTTGAGTAAAACTGTTTCATTGTCAACCATTTTGAGTAACGTAATGTTGCAGCTTTCGGAacagaaagtttctttttttatcctATTCTGCTACTGTCACTCTAGTATGCAGACTTAAGAATACAGTCTATTCTATTGTACAGTATAAGcattacaattttaatttttctattagtATCGAATATTAAAACTAGAGTATTCAAGTTTAGAGATGGTTTTTTCATTGGAGAAGTTCGTGCGGTCAATGCGAGAACTAGGACTTCCAACATTGCTCAGCCAGGACttcctacaaaaaataaataaataaaaattagcattttaGTGTATATGGACTAGCTGAAATGATCTCACAATGACTGTGATAATAAGCAACTTTTGCATGTAATATAAAAGATATACATGACATCTCTCTCtcaaagttgttcagtcatgtctgactctttgtgaccccatggactgtagcccgcttggctcctttgtccttAGAATTCTCCTAGTAAGAATACGGGTAGCCATCcctcctccataggatcttcccaacccagggatggaacctgggtctctcacatatacatatatatatgtataattatatacacaatataaattttatatcaaaatatCATAGTTTAACATATAATCAAATATGggtaaagaagaactaatgacCAATTAAGCATAGTCAACTCCTGATGATTTCATTGTGGAGTAATTTCCCTCCTTTTAAAATATCCAAGGTCATTATTACTTAGCTGTTATATGcaacaacataaaaatattttttataaagaataaaacaattcaCCATGGGTTTTTCTTATCACCCAGGACATGGTAGATGATATATGCAGgatgagagagagaataaaaaatgaatgtgatttttctgtaaatatttgaaCAAATTAGATGAACATCTTTCTTAAACcatgttgaatatatatatatatatatatgcaggaTGACGGAGGgaataaaaaatgtgatttttctgtaaatatttgaaCACAATTAGATGAACATCTATTCAAAAACCATTTCATATCACATATTAGCAAAGTAACTGCATTAAAGAGACAAatgttctgaaattttctttgcttatatggtacaatattttatcttaatttagTAGTGATATTGTTTGTTTAATGTATACATTTGGGTACTTACCTGAGATGCTTCATATAAAATAAGATTACTGTAATATTGCTGACACATTAGATATTTTAAGGATATTCAAGAATCTTTCTACCTATTAATAATTAGTTGGGATGAAAATTAAGTGGGACTACAGGTTAATAATAAGCATTTTTGTACAGATGATAGCTGTGATTCCAGTTGTTGTAGAAACATTAAGTTtcctggctcagacggtaaagcatctgcctgccgtgtgggagactcgggttcaatccctgggttgggaagatccgctggagaaggaaatggcaacccactccagtaatcttgcctggaaaattccatggactgaggagcctggtaggctacagtccatggagtcgcaaagagttggacacgactgagcaacttcactttcactttcatatcccCAAAGGTCTTTGAGGTTGTGAAACTGGTGGTGTGTATAGCTATGCAGTATCATATGTAACAATCTGAATAAccttgaattaaaaatattttctaagctACAGTTGTCTGATTAGCTGAAAATTACTCTTAACAGGCTGGAGACGAATTCAAGTGCCAGTGATTCAGATTGCCCTatgctgtttgtttatttttatctttttggctgtactgggttttcattgctgctgGCTTTTTTCCAGTTGCAGGgagagggggctgctctctagatGCGGTGTGCttgcttctcactgcggtggctcctCTCGTTGCAGAGGTGGGCTCTAGGATGCGTGGCTTCAGCAGTgctggctctagagcactggctcaataGCTGGAGCACACAAGCCTAGTTGCTCCGCAGCGTGtcggatcctcctggaccaggggttgaacctgtgtctcccgcactggcaggtggattctttaccactgagccaccagcgaagcttGCCCTTTTGCTACTTAACTCTTCAATTactattggagtacagttgatttacaatagtagtttcaggtgtacaacacagtgattcaatatttttatagactaaactccatttaaagttataaagtATTGGCTCTGCTCCCTGTCCTGTAGATTAAatccttgtatcttatttattttacaaatagcaGTTTGTTGGAACCCTCTTTTTGGTTCTTACTGTGACTGTTTTTCTGGGTAAGGTGaatgtttacttctttttcagaAGATAAGCCATCACCACAGTAACACATTTTCTTCAACTTATTTAattgaaatcttaaaaatcaaaattgcacgtgttgaaaaataaagtttagttTTTATGAAAAGGGTTGATGGCTTCAATTTTCCCAAATTTCCTTGAAATCCTCTAGAACAGAAAGGCCAGTAATAATAAAAAGCTAACAGTAATGAGGCACTGCCTGTTTGCTTAGCACTGTGTTGAATCCTTTAACCCACACATTAACTCTATAAGCTGTAGTCCATTTTCCCTATTAAGTTATTGataaggaaagagacacagaagagttaagtaacttgctcagagTAGGAGCCGTGTTAGTGTTGACAAGGGGTCAGAATCTGGATATACTGACTGTGAAGGTACAGTCAATAGATTTGCTGACACACTGAAGGTGGATACAAGAAAAAGACTGAAGGATGACGCTTAAAAGCTACTAGAATAGGATTGTCATGGACTGAAATGGAGAGTCTGTGAGAAGGGCAGATTTGGGGGAAAGGTGAGAAGTTCCGTTTTGGAATGTTAAATCTGAGATGTCTATTAAACATCTGAATAAAATGCTGGGTAGGCAGCTGGACCCTGAATTTGGCTGCAGagataaaatttgaatttgtCTGCAGATAGACAGCACTGAA encodes:
- the ACYP2 gene encoding acylphosphatase-2 isoform X7 → MYTEDEARKIGVVGWVKNTSKGTVTGQVQGPEEKVNSMKSWLSNVGSPSSRIDRTNFSNEKTISKLEYSSFNIRY